The proteins below are encoded in one region of Acidithiobacillus ferrooxidans ATCC 23270:
- a CDS encoding NAD(P)H-hydrate dehydratase produces the protein MTEPFAALNWQAMPGLPVRSPQAHKGSFGHVFVVGGGPGMGGALALASAAAYRVGSGLVTAVGHPSAIPYLAAHLPEATWRDWPAAFGDLPDHAVLAVGPGLGQGLAAHDLLLEIGTLSCPQVWDADALNILARFGPKLLTTDALRLFTPHPGEAARLLGITVAAVQADRIAAIVRLRARYGGYWVLKGHHSLLLGCAVRNLCTLGNPGMATGGSGDVLTGLLAGLLAVGLDADRSLSLGVCLHARAGDIAAAEMGEASLLAGDILAAVPRALQELTQRHDGN, from the coding sequence ATGACAGAACCTTTTGCTGCCCTGAACTGGCAGGCCATGCCGGGCCTGCCGGTGCGCAGCCCGCAGGCGCACAAAGGAAGCTTCGGCCACGTTTTCGTAGTAGGCGGAGGGCCGGGCATGGGCGGGGCACTGGCGCTGGCCTCTGCCGCCGCCTATCGGGTGGGCAGCGGATTGGTGACGGCGGTGGGGCATCCCTCGGCGATCCCATACTTGGCAGCACACCTGCCGGAAGCGACCTGGCGGGACTGGCCTGCGGCTTTTGGAGATTTGCCGGACCACGCCGTCCTGGCTGTTGGCCCTGGCTTGGGTCAGGGCCTGGCCGCCCATGATCTGTTGCTGGAAATCGGTACACTGTCCTGTCCCCAGGTATGGGACGCCGATGCCCTGAACATTCTCGCGCGTTTTGGTCCGAAACTGCTGACCACCGACGCACTTCGTCTGTTTACCCCACATCCGGGCGAAGCGGCCCGCCTGCTGGGGATAACGGTCGCCGCTGTACAGGCAGACCGTATCGCGGCGATTGTTCGGTTACGTGCCCGCTATGGCGGCTACTGGGTCCTCAAGGGCCACCATAGTCTCCTGCTAGGATGCGCTGTCCGGAATCTCTGTACTTTGGGCAATCCCGGCATGGCCACGGGCGGCAGCGGGGACGTGCTGACCGGCCTGTTGGCCGGTCTGCTGGCGGTCGGTCTGGACGCCGACCGGTCGCTGTCCCTCGGCGTGTGCCTGCATGCCCGCGCGGGCGATATCGCGGCCGCGGAGATGGGCGAGGCCAGCCTGCTGGCCGGGGACATCCTGGCGGCAGTGCCCCGCGCTTTACAGGAGTTGACGCAACGTCATGACGGAAACTGA
- the bioA gene encoding adenosylmethionine--8-amino-7-oxononanoate transaminase encodes MTETEVLREWDRRYFWHPFTQMQCYGDDDPWIIDRAEGNYVYDTQGHRCLDAIASLWCNVHGHRHPRLDAALIGQLGKVAHSTALGAGNAPAIRLAKALVEITPPSLQHCFFSEDGAEAVEVAIKMAAQYWCNLGRPEKRLFLTLDNAYHGDTVGAVSVGGFPLFHEVYGHLLFPTLRLPSPYVLQWEDCEGDPEQATAVWLAVLETTLQKQSGEIAAVILEGGVQGAAGILPFPPGILAGAQHLCRAYEVLLIIDEVATGFGRSGKLFSCEWESVEPDLLALGKGLSGGYLPVAATLAAEHVYAAFLAPFGETRQFYYGHTYTANPLACAVALENLALFAEGGVLAALPEKIARLRAGLQRFHGQSWAGEVRQFGLMAAIALRDPGTNAPYPYGDRVEYAVCRRAREMGVYSRPLGDLLTIVPPLSVTAAEIDTILNVLYDAMAEGRS; translated from the coding sequence ATGACGGAAACTGAAGTATTGCGGGAATGGGATCGCCGTTATTTCTGGCATCCCTTCACCCAGATGCAGTGTTACGGGGATGACGACCCGTGGATCATCGACCGTGCAGAAGGCAACTACGTGTATGATACGCAAGGTCATCGCTGTCTGGATGCGATCGCCAGCCTGTGGTGCAATGTTCACGGCCACCGTCATCCCCGACTGGATGCCGCCCTGATCGGGCAGTTGGGCAAGGTCGCACACAGCACGGCCCTGGGTGCGGGCAATGCTCCGGCCATTCGTCTCGCCAAGGCGCTGGTAGAAATTACCCCGCCTTCCCTGCAACATTGTTTTTTTTCGGAGGACGGCGCCGAGGCGGTCGAGGTCGCCATCAAGATGGCGGCCCAGTACTGGTGTAATCTGGGCCGCCCCGAAAAACGCCTCTTCCTGACCCTGGACAATGCCTATCATGGGGACACCGTTGGCGCCGTTTCGGTGGGCGGCTTCCCCCTGTTTCACGAGGTATACGGGCACCTCCTGTTCCCCACTTTACGCTTGCCGAGCCCCTATGTATTGCAGTGGGAAGACTGCGAGGGGGATCCGGAGCAGGCAACAGCCGTATGGCTGGCAGTGCTGGAAACGACGCTTCAGAAGCAGAGCGGCGAGATTGCGGCCGTGATCCTGGAGGGCGGGGTGCAGGGCGCCGCGGGCATATTGCCTTTCCCGCCCGGCATTCTGGCCGGTGCGCAACATCTGTGCCGGGCCTACGAGGTCTTGCTGATCATTGATGAGGTCGCGACCGGCTTCGGCCGCAGCGGCAAGCTTTTTTCCTGTGAGTGGGAGTCTGTCGAACCAGACCTGTTGGCCTTGGGTAAGGGGCTGAGTGGTGGTTACTTGCCGGTGGCTGCGACCCTCGCCGCAGAACATGTTTATGCTGCCTTTCTTGCGCCTTTCGGGGAAACCCGGCAGTTTTACTACGGGCATACCTACACCGCCAATCCTCTGGCCTGTGCGGTAGCGCTGGAGAACCTGGCACTTTTTGCGGAAGGTGGTGTGCTGGCTGCTTTGCCCGAGAAGATCGCCCGGTTGCGAGCCGGGCTGCAGCGTTTTCACGGCCAGTCGTGGGCAGGGGAGGTCCGCCAGTTCGGTTTGATGGCCGCCATCGCGTTGCGCGACCCCGGGACGAATGCGCCTTATCCCTACGGAGATCGCGTCGAATACGCAGTGTGCCGGAGAGCACGGGAAATGGGCGTTTACAGCCGTCCCCTCGGTGATCTCCTCACCATAGTTCCGCCGCTGTCGGTGACAGCAGCGGAAATAGACACTATCCTCAACGTATTATATGACGCCATGGCGGAAGGACGATCCTGA
- a CDS encoding CBS domain-containing protein, whose protein sequence is MKTAQDIMNREVVTVLADDPVDKVGDVLLSSGHHSLPVVNSEDHLVGMIGERDLIDAHRKVHLPTMLTILDGLIPLGGMHEYEEELRKVTAVTAGQLASSHVITAAPDEDTDAVAEKLLRKDVHAVPVVDNSGLLLGIISRSDILQHLLKP, encoded by the coding sequence ATGAAAACGGCCCAAGATATCATGAACCGCGAAGTTGTTACGGTGCTGGCCGATGATCCGGTCGATAAAGTGGGAGATGTGCTCCTCAGTTCCGGGCACCACAGCCTGCCTGTGGTGAACAGCGAGGATCATCTGGTCGGAATGATCGGCGAACGGGATCTGATCGACGCCCACCGCAAGGTGCATCTGCCGACCATGCTTACTATCCTGGATGGTCTGATCCCTCTGGGCGGTATGCATGAATACGAGGAAGAGCTACGCAAAGTCACGGCGGTGACCGCCGGTCAGTTGGCGAGCTCCCACGTCATTACCGCCGCCCCCGATGAAGATACGGACGCGGTGGCCGAGAAGTTGCTGCGCAAGGATGTACATGCCGTGCCGGTGGTCGATAACAGCGGTTTATTGCTGGGTATCATCAGTCGCTCGGATATTCTTCAGCATCTGCTAAAACCCTGA
- the tsaE gene encoding tRNA (adenosine(37)-N6)-threonylcarbamoyltransferase complex ATPase subunit type 1 TsaE gives MHWDFADAEACRDWGRQLAQRIHIPAVIYLEGDLGVGKTTLAQAILKALGVTRNIKSPTYTLMEQYPTRIGPALHLDLYRLQEPEELEFIGIRDYLTEPSLWLVEWPERGAGFLPPADLSLTLRILDNGSHRLEWLGHQPHVQDWTIFLTPASTRKICHGE, from the coding sequence ATGCACTGGGATTTCGCAGATGCAGAAGCCTGCCGGGACTGGGGGCGACAGCTTGCCCAGCGCATTCATATCCCTGCGGTTATTTATCTTGAGGGCGATCTGGGGGTCGGTAAAACCACTCTGGCCCAGGCCATCTTAAAGGCGCTGGGCGTTACCCGGAACATCAAAAGCCCGACCTATACCCTGATGGAACAGTATCCGACCCGGATCGGACCGGCTCTGCATCTTGATTTGTATCGTCTGCAAGAGCCGGAGGAGCTGGAATTCATCGGTATCCGTGATTATCTGACAGAACCTTCCCTGTGGTTGGTGGAATGGCCGGAGCGAGGTGCGGGTTTCCTGCCCCCTGCCGATTTGTCACTCACCCTCCGTATTCTGGACAACGGCAGTCACCGTCTGGAATGGCTGGGGCATCAGCCCCATGTTCAGGACTGGACCATTTTCTTGACGCCCGCATCCACCCGGAAAATCTGCCATGGGGAATGA
- the mutL gene encoding DNA mismatch repair endonuclease MutL — MGNEQAPRVHRLNATLANQIAAGEVVERPASILKELLENSLDAEATRITIHLEGGGMDLLSVEDDGVGILAEDLPLALERHATSKVATWEDLQAIQTMGFRGEALPAIASVSRLELLSRARSQNQAVRLQVTGGTAAAPEPAARAPGTTVRVADLFFNVPARRKFLRSPATELSRNQRVLRQIALANFPVAFQLIQNGRSLVQFPTATDAESRAARVAAIMGEGFLANALYIEQEDQGLSLSGWLGLPTYNRARGDEQYFYVNGRPVRDPVVTHALRAAYNDVLFQDRHPLYALYLKLPPGRVDVNVHPAKAEVRFRDGREIHDFLFHTLRRVIAEQGGAQPRVTVPVQPFSQGPTATKSPAYVPTQRSLSAAVQESAGAYWEHLVAPVMTSVPPPDLPAAPTHELAPNYPLGQAIGQIHARFILAQNSEGMILIDQHAAHERILYEKMKNMSQQNEKQVFIIPEYVHVTAAQMAHFGKRQPDLQAAGLDISVAGPGTLAIHAAPKAIAAATYGQIVADLLAEEPAWAEGDGDAVLADMACRAAIKTNHRLSLEEMNSLLRQLEATPRFGQCNHGRPTVVYFSLADLDRLFLRGR, encoded by the coding sequence ATGGGGAATGAACAGGCACCCCGCGTTCACCGCCTGAATGCAACGTTGGCCAATCAGATTGCCGCCGGTGAGGTGGTGGAACGTCCTGCCTCCATCCTGAAAGAGCTTCTGGAAAACAGCCTGGATGCCGAAGCCACGCGGATTACCATCCATCTGGAGGGTGGTGGGATGGATTTGCTCAGTGTGGAAGATGATGGTGTCGGCATCCTGGCCGAGGATCTGCCCCTCGCCCTGGAGCGCCATGCCACCAGTAAAGTGGCGACCTGGGAAGACCTCCAGGCGATCCAGACCATGGGTTTTCGCGGTGAGGCCTTGCCAGCGATCGCTTCCGTCTCGCGCCTGGAACTCCTCTCGCGGGCGCGCAGCCAGAATCAGGCGGTGCGGCTGCAGGTAACAGGGGGCACGGCTGCCGCTCCGGAGCCCGCAGCCAGGGCACCAGGAACCACGGTGCGTGTGGCTGATCTTTTTTTTAACGTGCCCGCACGGCGTAAGTTCCTGCGTAGTCCGGCCACCGAGTTGTCGCGCAATCAAAGGGTGTTGCGTCAGATTGCGCTAGCCAACTTCCCGGTGGCTTTTCAGCTCATCCAGAACGGCCGTTCTCTTGTGCAATTTCCTACGGCTACGGATGCAGAAAGTCGGGCAGCGCGAGTGGCCGCCATAATGGGGGAAGGCTTTCTGGCCAATGCACTGTATATCGAACAGGAGGATCAGGGCTTGTCTCTCAGCGGCTGGCTGGGCCTGCCCACCTACAACCGCGCTCGCGGAGATGAACAGTATTTTTACGTGAACGGTCGTCCGGTGCGTGATCCGGTGGTTACCCATGCCCTGCGTGCGGCTTATAACGATGTGCTTTTTCAGGATCGTCACCCTCTCTATGCGCTTTACCTGAAGCTGCCGCCCGGGCGGGTAGATGTTAATGTACATCCCGCCAAGGCGGAGGTACGTTTTCGCGACGGCCGCGAGATACACGATTTTCTTTTTCATACTCTGCGACGGGTGATCGCGGAGCAGGGTGGGGCGCAACCCCGGGTTACCGTTCCGGTCCAGCCTTTCTCCCAGGGCCCGACCGCTACCAAAAGTCCTGCTTACGTCCCGACTCAGCGGTCGCTGAGCGCTGCTGTGCAGGAGAGTGCCGGGGCCTATTGGGAACATCTCGTGGCGCCGGTGATGACTTCCGTACCACCCCCTGATTTGCCAGCGGCGCCTACCCACGAACTGGCCCCGAACTACCCCCTCGGACAGGCCATCGGGCAGATTCACGCACGTTTCATCCTCGCCCAGAACAGCGAGGGGATGATTCTCATCGATCAGCACGCAGCTCATGAACGCATCCTCTACGAGAAGATGAAGAATATGTCTCAACAGAATGAGAAGCAGGTGTTTATTATTCCTGAATACGTGCATGTAACTGCGGCGCAAATGGCGCATTTCGGCAAACGACAACCCGATTTGCAAGCCGCCGGGCTGGACATCAGTGTCGCCGGTCCCGGTACCCTGGCCATTCATGCGGCCCCCAAAGCCATCGCGGCCGCCACCTATGGGCAGATTGTCGCTGATCTTCTTGCGGAAGAGCCTGCCTGGGCCGAGGGAGATGGTGACGCCGTCCTCGCCGACATGGCCTGCCGTGCCGCCATCAAGACAAACCATCGCCTCAGCCTCGAAGAGATGAACAGCCTGTTGCGCCAACTGGAGGCCACTCCGCGTTTCGGGCAGTGCAATCATGGGCGACCGACGGTAGTGTATTTTTCCTTGGCCGATCTCGACCGCCTCTTTCTCCGCGGGCGATGA
- the miaA gene encoding tRNA (adenosine(37)-N6)-dimethylallyltransferase MiaA: protein MIPAIFLMGPTASGKTELAVRLADALPIDIISVDSLLVYRHFDIGSAKPSLALRQQYPHALVDIREPDEPYSAGLFREDALHCIALARERGRIPLLVGGTGLYFRALECGIDTLPPANPALRQSLMALAETAGWPALHQRLATLDPEAAAGIAPHDRQRIQRALEIILGSGQTISGARHWQGTFPGPLYKIILRPPRSWLHQRITQRFDVMLNEGFLDEIADLSARHYAPELPAMRAVGYRQYFTWHDGLCSAAEAYQAALAATRQLAKRQDTWFKRESAHYYLDPSRDDASSLLLQMATRPRQGEVHSIGWDNG, encoded by the coding sequence ATGATTCCTGCTATTTTTCTGATGGGTCCGACGGCCAGCGGCAAGACCGAACTGGCCGTAAGACTTGCCGATGCGTTGCCCATAGACATTATCAGCGTCGATTCGTTGCTGGTATATCGTCATTTCGATATCGGCAGCGCCAAACCCAGCCTTGCCCTGCGCCAGCAATATCCCCACGCGCTGGTCGACATCCGGGAGCCCGACGAGCCCTATTCGGCGGGCCTGTTTCGGGAAGATGCCCTGCACTGTATTGCTCTGGCGCGGGAACGCGGCCGCATCCCGTTGCTGGTCGGCGGCACGGGCCTGTATTTTCGCGCGCTGGAGTGCGGTATTGATACCTTGCCCCCCGCCAATCCCGCCTTGCGCCAGAGTCTGATGGCGTTAGCAGAGACGGCGGGATGGCCCGCACTACACCAGCGCCTCGCGACCCTGGATCCGGAGGCCGCCGCGGGTATCGCCCCCCATGACCGGCAACGCATTCAACGCGCCCTGGAAATCATCCTCGGTTCGGGGCAGACGATCAGCGGGGCACGTCACTGGCAAGGTACATTCCCCGGTCCGCTCTACAAAATCATCCTGCGTCCGCCTAGAAGCTGGTTACATCAGCGTATCACGCAGCGCTTTGACGTCATGCTGAACGAGGGATTTCTGGACGAAATCGCCGACCTGAGCGCGCGTCACTACGCGCCCGAGTTACCCGCCATGCGCGCCGTGGGTTACCGCCAATACTTCACCTGGCATGACGGCCTCTGTAGCGCCGCAGAGGCTTACCAAGCCGCACTGGCGGCGACCCGCCAACTGGCCAAGCGTCAGGATACCTGGTTTAAGAGGGAATCAGCGCATTATTATCTTGATCCATCCCGCGACGACGCATCATCCCTGCTATTGCAGATGGCCACCCGACCCCGGCAGGGCGAGGTGCATTCCATCGGATGGGACAACGGGTGA
- the ndk gene encoding nucleoside-diphosphate kinase: protein MAVERTLSIIKPDAVQKNAIGAILGRFEKAGLRIAAAKMLHLSRDDAGGFYAVHQARPFYGELCDFMSSGPVLVTVLEGEGAIAKNRDLMGATNPKDAAAGTIRADFADSIDANAVHGSDSAETAAWEISYFFGQREIFAH from the coding sequence ATGGCTGTTGAGCGCACCCTTTCCATCATCAAACCCGATGCCGTTCAGAAAAATGCCATCGGTGCCATTCTTGGTCGCTTCGAGAAGGCGGGGCTGCGCATCGCAGCCGCCAAGATGTTGCACCTCAGTCGCGATGACGCGGGTGGGTTTTATGCGGTACACCAGGCCCGGCCTTTTTACGGCGAGTTGTGCGACTTCATGAGCAGCGGTCCGGTATTGGTCACGGTGCTGGAGGGTGAGGGTGCCATCGCCAAAAACCGTGATCTGATGGGCGCTACCAACCCCAAGGATGCCGCTGCAGGAACGATTCGTGCGGACTTTGCCGACAGTATTGATGCCAACGCCGTGCATGGTTCAGACAGTGCCGAGACTGCGGCATGGGAAATCAGTTACTTTTTTGGTCAGCGGGAGATTTTTGCGCACTGA
- a CDS encoding bifunctional tRNA (adenosine(37)-C2)-methyltransferase TrmG/ribosomal RNA large subunit methyltransferase RlmN → MMGDFLVVAPAERPHLLGLGRQSLAKLLRTWGESPFRANQILQWLHTRQVTDFAAMTDISKTLRARLAAETRIDMPEIIADQTAADCTRKWLLRLPDGNAIETVFIPGEDRGTLCISSQVGCSLACSFCATGAQGLSRNLETHEIIAQVRVARDFLGLDAITNIVFMGMGEPMLNLREVLPALDLLRDDYAYGFGARRITVSTAGVVPGMDRLGAESPVNLAISLHASRDEIRDILVPVNRHYPLAELLAACRRYPLPPRRRITFEYVMLEGVNDADSHARELLRLLRDIPAMVNLIPFNPFPGSDYKRSPQVRIDAFRDIILRGNVMTVTRRPRGDDIAAACGQLAGQVRAGRRSIPLAVHS, encoded by the coding sequence ATGATGGGCGATTTTTTGGTGGTTGCTCCGGCCGAAAGGCCACACCTGCTGGGACTGGGTCGCCAGTCCCTCGCTAAGTTATTGCGTACCTGGGGAGAGTCCCCCTTTCGTGCCAACCAGATTTTGCAATGGCTGCATACCCGTCAGGTAACGGATTTCGCGGCCATGACCGACATCAGTAAAACCCTTCGCGCTCGCCTCGCCGCAGAAACCCGCATCGACATGCCGGAAATTATCGCCGATCAGACAGCGGCGGACTGCACTCGCAAATGGCTGCTCCGGTTGCCCGATGGCAATGCCATAGAAACGGTTTTCATTCCTGGAGAAGATCGTGGTACGCTGTGCATCTCTTCGCAGGTAGGCTGTTCTCTGGCCTGCAGTTTTTGTGCTACTGGTGCGCAGGGGCTCAGCCGCAACCTCGAAACCCATGAAATTATCGCACAGGTGCGGGTGGCACGCGATTTTTTAGGCCTGGATGCGATCACCAATATCGTTTTCATGGGCATGGGCGAACCGATGCTCAATTTGCGCGAGGTATTGCCGGCGCTGGATTTGTTGCGCGACGATTATGCCTACGGCTTTGGCGCGCGGCGCATTACCGTCAGCACCGCAGGTGTGGTGCCTGGTATGGATCGACTGGGTGCCGAAAGCCCGGTCAATCTCGCGATCAGCTTGCACGCCAGCCGTGATGAAATCCGCGACATTCTCGTGCCGGTAAACCGCCACTACCCGCTGGCGGAGCTGCTCGCCGCCTGCCGCCGCTATCCTTTGCCGCCCCGGCGCCGCATCACCTTCGAATATGTGATGCTGGAAGGAGTCAATGACGCCGACTCCCATGCGCGGGAACTCCTCCGCCTGTTACGAGACATCCCGGCCATGGTGAATTTGATTCCCTTCAATCCCTTTCCCGGCTCAGATTATAAACGGTCGCCACAGGTGCGCATCGATGCTTTTCGCGATATCATCCTGCGCGGTAACGTAATGACGGTTACGCGCCGGCCACGTGGTGACGACATCGCCGCCGCCTGTGGTCAGTTGGCCGGACAGGTACGCGCGGGTCGTCGCAGTATTCCCTTGGCAGTGCATTCATGA
- the pilW gene encoding type IV pilus biogenesis/stability protein PilW, which translates to MKRLLGLGAGVLLLSGCGLFGGKGAGLTPDQQMAAYIAHEHKANASASGFRPTSANSDKAKAGIYTSLGTAYLQDGHPRQAIRELQLAIAANSRYADAYNVMGLAYEQLQQRDLARNAFRRALSLDAKNPEYLNNYGAFLINSRNYGEAVIELKRATSDPLYSTPQFAWTNLAQAYAGLKDLSAARDALDRALYLVPNYPPALLMLAELDYNDGKADAAFAHLQVVLAQEPDNADALLLAGRIAALQGRTTQAQSLWQRCVTASPYSAAGKQAQRLLLRNG; encoded by the coding sequence ATGAAAAGACTTCTGGGACTAGGGGCTGGTGTACTTTTGCTGAGTGGCTGTGGGCTTTTCGGTGGCAAAGGAGCAGGATTGACGCCCGATCAGCAAATGGCTGCGTATATTGCCCATGAACACAAGGCCAACGCTTCTGCTTCTGGCTTCAGGCCGACATCCGCCAACAGCGATAAAGCCAAAGCCGGTATCTACACGTCTCTCGGGACCGCTTATTTGCAGGATGGCCATCCTCGACAGGCGATCCGGGAACTGCAATTGGCGATTGCCGCTAACAGCCGTTATGCCGATGCGTACAATGTCATGGGTCTGGCCTACGAACAGTTGCAGCAGCGTGATCTGGCCCGCAACGCCTTTCGCCGGGCGCTCTCCTTAGATGCAAAAAACCCAGAATACCTCAATAATTACGGCGCATTCCTCATCAACTCCCGTAACTATGGCGAGGCGGTTATCGAGCTGAAACGGGCCACGTCCGATCCGCTATACAGCACGCCGCAGTTCGCGTGGACCAATCTCGCACAGGCCTACGCAGGACTCAAGGACTTGTCGGCGGCACGCGATGCCCTGGACCGGGCACTTTATCTGGTACCGAACTATCCGCCAGCCCTGCTGATGCTTGCCGAACTGGATTACAATGACGGCAAAGCAGATGCCGCTTTCGCCCATTTGCAGGTGGTTCTGGCGCAGGAGCCGGATAACGCTGACGCGCTCTTGCTGGCGGGGCGGATTGCCGCCCTGCAGGGGCGGACAACACAGGCACAGTCCCTTTGGCAGCGCTGTGTGACTGCTTCACCTTATTCCGCAGCAGGCAAGCAGGCGCAGCGACTGCTGCTGCGAAACGGTTGA
- a CDS encoding RodZ domain-containing protein: MDMTTENEISQDLRAAREAHGWSLRQVAERLHITEAQVKGLEDGDYTALPGAAFARGFLKNYARLLGLDPEPLLKTYDASNEGSGLHPSETVLPASEGPLLDYSRRVLIFSVLIVISVIAVAWWVWSHQQLQGLPVTAVSPMVAKHPAASAKVVTIAPSVSAAASVPAIGNPPAAPGLPVAPVPATRSAAVATGPGLTFQFSADCWVQVKDSTGKTLLAVLGHRGDVLRVDSGTPPYNVLVGKASAITISYDDKSVPLPANALGVARLQIGATPIVAGVPPHSVTHVVTAAHGQVPPPALPVASMTSPPVAVSGTAAVSSEAFHAP; this comes from the coding sequence ATGGATATGACAACGGAAAACGAAATTTCTCAGGACTTGCGGGCGGCAAGGGAGGCACATGGCTGGAGTCTTCGCCAAGTCGCAGAGCGGTTGCATATCACCGAAGCTCAGGTAAAGGGTCTGGAAGACGGTGATTATACTGCTCTGCCTGGAGCCGCTTTCGCGCGTGGTTTCCTGAAGAATTACGCGCGGCTGCTGGGCCTGGATCCCGAACCGCTGCTGAAGACGTATGATGCCTCCAATGAAGGATCGGGGTTGCACCCGTCGGAAACGGTGTTGCCCGCCAGCGAAGGGCCGCTGTTGGATTACAGCCGACGCGTACTGATTTTTTCCGTATTGATCGTGATCAGCGTTATTGCGGTCGCATGGTGGGTCTGGAGTCATCAGCAGCTGCAGGGCCTGCCTGTCACGGCGGTTTCGCCTATGGTGGCCAAACATCCGGCGGCTTCCGCTAAGGTAGTCACCATAGCGCCCAGCGTGTCAGCCGCTGCCTCGGTGCCAGCAATCGGGAACCCGCCAGCGGCACCCGGCCTGCCCGTCGCGCCGGTCCCGGCAACCCGGTCTGCAGCCGTCGCGACGGGTCCTGGGCTGACGTTTCAGTTCAGCGCCGACTGCTGGGTGCAGGTCAAAGACTCCACAGGAAAAACTCTGCTTGCAGTTTTGGGACATCGCGGCGATGTCCTACGCGTCGATTCCGGTACACCGCCATATAATGTTCTGGTAGGCAAGGCCAGCGCCATCACCATCAGTTATGATGACAAGTCTGTGCCTTTGCCCGCCAACGCCTTGGGCGTGGCCAGACTGCAGATCGGCGCCACGCCGATCGTCGCTGGTGTTCCCCCCCACAGTGTCACCCACGTGGTAACCGCCGCTCATGGCCAGGTACCCCCCCCTGCGCTACCGGTAGCCAGCATGACTTCACCACCTGTTGCGGTATCTGGTACCGCAGCCGTTTCCAGCGAGGCTTTCCATGCACCATGA
- the ispG gene encoding flavodoxin-dependent (E)-4-hydroxy-3-methylbut-2-enyl-diphosphate synthase — MHHESPIRRRKTRQIHVGKVAIGGDAPISVQSMTNTETRDIAATVAQIRRLEAVGADIVRISVPSMDAAEAFKTIRAQVETPLVADIHFDHRIALQVMEDGVDGLRINPGNIGSLDKTRLVVEMAKDKGIPIRIGVNAGSLEKDIQEKYGEPTPEALVESALRHVSILDELNFHDVKISVKASDIFLAVSAYRLLSEKVDYPLHLGITEAGGLRSGTVKSAIGLGLLLRDGIGDTIRVSLAADPVEEIRVGFDILKSLHLRQKGINLIACPSCSRQEFDVITTINALEARLEDILEPMDVSVIGCVVNGIGEAKEADIGLAGGDKRSILYYRGKQVDRVENNDIVDVLEKRIRAEIAERQATRHEG, encoded by the coding sequence ATGCACCATGAATCTCCCATTCGGCGTCGTAAGACCCGGCAAATTCACGTTGGCAAGGTAGCGATCGGCGGCGATGCACCGATCAGCGTGCAAAGCATGACCAACACCGAGACCCGCGATATCGCGGCCACCGTCGCGCAAATCCGGCGCCTGGAGGCGGTAGGTGCCGACATCGTCCGGATCTCCGTACCCAGCATGGATGCTGCGGAGGCATTCAAGACGATCCGCGCTCAGGTGGAAACCCCACTAGTCGCCGACATCCACTTCGATCACCGCATCGCTTTGCAGGTGATGGAAGATGGTGTCGATGGCCTGCGTATCAATCCCGGAAATATCGGCTCTCTGGACAAAACACGGCTGGTGGTGGAAATGGCCAAGGACAAGGGGATCCCCATCCGTATCGGCGTCAACGCAGGGTCGCTGGAGAAGGATATCCAGGAGAAATATGGGGAGCCGACGCCGGAGGCACTGGTGGAGTCTGCCTTGCGTCATGTGAGCATTCTGGACGAGTTGAACTTTCATGATGTGAAGATCAGTGTCAAGGCCTCCGACATTTTTCTCGCTGTGAGCGCTTACCGCCTGCTCTCGGAAAAGGTGGATTACCCGCTGCATCTCGGTATCACCGAAGCCGGCGGCCTGCGCTCCGGCACTGTCAAATCCGCTATCGGGCTCGGCCTGCTCCTGCGGGATGGGATCGGCGATACCATCCGGGTTTCGCTCGCAGCGGATCCCGTCGAGGAGATTCGTGTCGGCTTCGATATCCTGAAAAGTCTGCACCTGCGTCAGAAGGGGATCAATCTGATCGCCTGCCCGTCCTGCTCTCGTCAGGAGTTTGATGTCATCACCACCATCAATGCCCTGGAAGCGCGTCTGGAAGACATCCTCGAGCCCATGGACGTTTCGGTGATCGGCTGCGTGGTGAACGGCATCGGCGAGGCAAAGGAGGCCGATATCGGTCTGGCGGGCGGTGACAAGCGCAGCATTCTCTACTACCGCGGCAAACAGGTCGACCGGGTGGAGAACAACGATATTGTCGACGTGCTCGAAAAGCGGATTCGTGCGGAAATCGCTGAACGGCAGGCGACGCGCCATGAGGGTTGA